A window from Pokkaliibacter sp. MBI-7 encodes these proteins:
- the mscL gene encoding large-conductance mechanosensitive channel protein MscL — protein sequence MLEEFKKFALRGNVVDMAVGIIIGGAFGTIVKSMVDDVLMPPIGMLLGNVDFSDLFVTLKPAAEGAHYATLAAAKAAGAVTLNVGLFINSVISFVIMAFALFMLIKAMNKLQESGKAEEAPAAAPTTKECGFCFSAIPLKATRCPCCTSELTSSV from the coding sequence ATGCTGGAAGAGTTTAAGAAGTTTGCCCTGCGCGGCAACGTAGTGGATATGGCCGTAGGTATCATCATCGGTGGTGCGTTCGGGACAATCGTCAAAAGCATGGTGGATGATGTGCTGATGCCACCGATCGGCATGCTGCTGGGGAATGTCGACTTCAGTGATCTGTTCGTCACGCTGAAGCCTGCAGCCGAAGGGGCGCACTACGCTACTCTGGCAGCGGCCAAAGCGGCAGGGGCGGTTACCCTTAACGTCGGGCTGTTTATTAACTCTGTCATCAGCTTTGTGATCATGGCATTTGCGCTGTTCATGCTGATCAAGGCCATGAACAAGTTGCAGGAGAGTGGCAAGGCCGAGGAAGCGCCCGCTGCAGCACCGACCACCAAAGAGTGCGGCTTCTGCTTCAGCGCCATCCCTCTCAAGGCTACCCGCTGCCCGTGCTGCACTTCGGAGCTGACCAGTTCGGTCTGA
- a CDS encoding 16S rRNA (uracil(1498)-N(3))-methyltransferase, giving the protein MSAPFISQFVVMRIPRIYQADAVQQGQVLTLSDSAFQHSVKVLRLQPGHELELFNGQLRGYFRARLLEVGKRQASVELYDFFPHDNESPLRVHIGQAMSRGERMDYAVQKATEMGMASMTPLFTERCEVKLQGERQDKRLQHWQQVAISACEQCIRPVLPDINEPMLLKDWLHSVEADLKLVLHHRTVSPLRELPRPGSVALLIGPEGGLSEEEIAQAEAAGFLPVTLGPRVLRTETAPVTALSVCQMLWGDL; this is encoded by the coding sequence ATGTCGGCTCCGTTCATCAGTCAGTTTGTTGTCATGCGCATACCGCGAATCTACCAGGCCGACGCTGTCCAGCAGGGTCAGGTACTTACCCTGTCCGACAGTGCTTTCCAACACAGCGTCAAAGTGCTGCGGCTGCAGCCCGGCCATGAGCTGGAACTGTTCAATGGCCAGCTCCGGGGCTATTTCCGTGCCCGCCTGCTGGAGGTGGGAAAACGTCAGGCCAGTGTCGAACTGTATGACTTTTTTCCCCATGACAACGAATCACCACTACGGGTACATATCGGTCAGGCCATGTCGCGTGGCGAGCGCATGGACTATGCCGTGCAGAAAGCCACCGAAATGGGCATGGCCAGCATGACACCGCTGTTTACCGAGCGTTGTGAAGTCAAACTGCAGGGGGAACGCCAGGACAAACGCCTGCAGCACTGGCAGCAGGTGGCCATCAGTGCCTGCGAGCAATGCATTCGCCCGGTATTACCCGATATTAACGAACCGATGCTGCTGAAAGACTGGCTGCACAGTGTCGAGGCCGACCTCAAGCTGGTATTGCATCACCGAACGGTTTCCCCTCTGCGTGAGCTGCCCAGACCAGGCTCCGTAGCCCTGCTGATCGGCCCGGAAGGGGGCCTGAGCGAAGAAGAAATCGCTCAGGCGGAGGCCGCTGGCTTCTTGCCAGTCACCCTCGGTCCACGGGTACTGCGTACCGAAACCGCACCGGTGACGGCCCTGTCGGTGTGTCAGATGCTGTGGGGCGATCTCTGA
- the gshB gene encoding glutathione synthase, giving the protein MSVVNVGVVMDPIQAINYKKDSSLAMLVAAQERGWQLHYMEQKDLYSRDGQSMAVMRPLKVAYDPEHWYELGDVVHRPLSDMQVILMRKDPPFDNEFIYSTYLLEQAETQGTLVVNKPQSLRDCNEKVFATQFPQLTPPVLVSRRADLLRAFLGEHQDVIYKPLDGMGGSAIFRVRAGDPNLNVILETLTAFGKQQIMAQKFIPEISAGDKRILMIDGVPVDYCLARIPSQGETRGNLAAGGRGEGRPLSERDRYIAEQVGPVLREKGLLFVGLDVIGDYLTEINVTSPTCIRELDNQFGLNIGAQLMDAIAAKLGV; this is encoded by the coding sequence ATGTCCGTAGTCAATGTTGGCGTCGTCATGGATCCGATCCAGGCGATCAACTACAAGAAAGACAGTTCCCTGGCCATGCTGGTCGCGGCGCAGGAGCGCGGCTGGCAGCTGCATTACATGGAGCAGAAGGATCTCTACTCCCGTGACGGTCAGTCGATGGCGGTGATGCGCCCCCTCAAGGTTGCCTACGATCCTGAGCACTGGTACGAACTGGGTGACGTGGTTCACCGTCCCCTGTCAGACATGCAGGTTATCCTGATGCGCAAGGATCCTCCTTTCGACAACGAGTTCATCTACAGCACCTATCTGCTGGAGCAGGCTGAGACCCAGGGTACGCTGGTGGTCAACAAGCCACAGAGCCTGCGTGACTGCAACGAGAAAGTCTTTGCTACCCAGTTCCCGCAGCTGACGCCACCGGTACTGGTCAGCCGTCGCGCCGATCTGCTGCGCGCCTTCCTCGGTGAGCATCAGGATGTGATCTACAAACCGCTGGATGGCATGGGTGGCAGCGCCATCTTCCGTGTGCGTGCCGGAGACCCCAACCTCAACGTGATTCTGGAAACCCTGACCGCCTTCGGCAAACAGCAGATCATGGCGCAGAAGTTCATCCCCGAAATTAGTGCTGGGGATAAACGTATTCTGATGATCGACGGCGTACCTGTGGATTATTGTCTGGCACGTATCCCCTCACAGGGCGAAACCCGCGGCAATCTGGCGGCCGGGGGCCGGGGCGAAGGTCGCCCGCTGAGTGAACGGGATCGCTATATTGCCGAACAGGTCGGCCCGGTACTGCGAGAAAAAGGCCTGCTGTTTGTCGGTCTGGATGTCATCGGCGACTACCTGACCGAAATCAACGTCACCAGCCCGACCTGTATCCGCGAGCTGGACAACCAGTTTGGCCTCAACATCGGCGCGCAGCTGATGGATGCCATCGCCGCCAAACTCGGAGTGTAG
- the metK gene encoding methionine adenosyltransferase, giving the protein MSSYRIFTSESVSEGHPDKIADQISDAVLDAIISQDKYARVACETLVKTGVAIVAGEISTSAWVDLEDLVRKVICDIGYTSSDVGFDGATCGILNIIGKQSIDIAQGVDRSRPEDQGAGDQGLMFGYASNETDVLMPAPICYAHRLVERQAEARKSGLLPWLRPDAKSQVTFRYEDGKVAGIDAVVLSTQHNPDVKQSDLREAVMELIIKHVLPAEWISKDTQFHINPTGQFIIGGPVGDCGLTGRKIIVDTYGGMARHGGGAFSGKDPSKVDRSAAYAGRYVAKNIVAAGLADQCEIQVSYAIGVAQPTSISINTFGTGKVSEERLIELVRRHFDLRPYAITTMLDLLHPMYQATASYGHFGRNPYEMTVNGETFTAFTWERTDKAEALRADAGL; this is encoded by the coding sequence ATGAGCAGCTATCGTATTTTCACCTCCGAATCCGTCTCTGAAGGTCATCCCGACAAAATCGCGGACCAGATCTCCGACGCGGTACTCGATGCCATCATCAGTCAGGACAAATATGCCCGCGTGGCCTGTGAAACACTGGTCAAGACCGGTGTGGCAATCGTAGCCGGAGAAATCTCCACCTCTGCATGGGTAGATCTGGAAGACCTGGTGCGCAAAGTCATCTGCGACATCGGCTACACCTCTTCCGACGTCGGTTTTGACGGTGCTACCTGCGGCATTCTGAATATCATCGGCAAACAGTCCATCGACATCGCTCAGGGCGTAGACCGCTCCAGGCCAGAAGATCAGGGCGCCGGTGACCAGGGTCTGATGTTTGGCTATGCCAGCAACGAGACCGATGTACTGATGCCCGCCCCTATCTGCTACGCCCACCGTCTGGTTGAGCGTCAGGCAGAAGCGCGCAAATCCGGTCTGCTACCCTGGCTGCGTCCCGATGCGAAGAGCCAGGTCACCTTCCGCTATGAAGACGGCAAGGTTGCCGGTATCGACGCCGTCGTACTGTCTACCCAGCACAATCCTGACGTGAAGCAGTCTGACCTGCGTGAAGCGGTCATGGAGCTGATCATCAAGCACGTTCTGCCCGCAGAATGGATCAGCAAGGACACCCAGTTCCACATCAACCCCACCGGCCAGTTCATCATTGGCGGCCCGGTAGGTGACTGTGGTCTGACCGGCCGCAAGATCATCGTTGATACCTACGGTGGTATGGCTCGTCACGGTGGTGGCGCCTTCTCCGGCAAGGACCCATCGAAAGTGGACCGTTCTGCCGCCTACGCTGGCCGCTATGTTGCCAAGAACATCGTGGCTGCCGGTCTGGCAGATCAGTGCGAAATTCAGGTCTCCTACGCCATCGGCGTTGCCCAGCCGACCTCTATCTCTATCAATACCTTCGGCACTGGCAAGGTAAGCGAAGAGCGTCTGATCGAACTGGTACGTCGCCACTTCGACCTGCGTCCGTATGCCATCACCACCATGCTGGACCTGCTGCATCCAATGTATCAGGCGACCGCTTCCTATGGTCACTTCGGTCGTAACCCCTATGAAATGACTGTGAACGGTGAAACCTTCACTGCCTTCACCTGGGAACGTACCGACAAAGCCGAAGCACTGCGTGCTGACGCGGGTCTGTAA
- a CDS encoding PilZ domain-containing protein encodes MIGHDDRRNFYRMMINAEVVLWTASKAAPLRGVCQDLSATGMGVIVSAPLQTGEEIMVKLASQSNSLEAEARVVRCDSKGPQEYLIGLEIIRMN; translated from the coding sequence GTGATAGGACACGACGACCGGCGAAATTTCTATCGCATGATGATCAATGCGGAAGTGGTGTTGTGGACGGCCAGCAAGGCGGCGCCCCTGAGAGGGGTCTGTCAGGATCTGAGTGCCACGGGGATGGGGGTGATCGTCAGTGCGCCGCTGCAGACGGGTGAGGAGATCATGGTCAAGCTGGCCTCCCAGAGCAATAGTCTGGAAGCCGAAGCCCGGGTAGTTCGTTGTGACAGTAAAGGGCCGCAGGAATATCTGATCGGGCTGGAAATCATTCGCATGAACTGA
- a CDS encoding DUF481 domain-containing protein translates to MNRGRERHGRRRLWKCAGCLLGCISGPVWADDNASEPPWSADAELGLMQTTGNTSTSSVKAKLDVSQELPQWRNEYTFDGLYTRDKTDDSDTGYSTSAQRWFASAQGNYKLDEKNKAVFIYGSYEQDRFSGYQYQGSVALGYANRLLAGQQQTLDVNIGPGVAFNQEEQGGSARYGILRLSASYKYKISPTTRFSQTLSSDLALDAAQNSRFKSETALRVNINSTLALKTSFAVSHNTQVDEGVDKTDTQTAVTLVYTFK, encoded by the coding sequence ATGAACAGAGGGCGGGAGCGGCACGGGCGCCGGAGGCTATGGAAATGTGCAGGTTGTCTGCTGGGCTGTATCAGTGGGCCGGTATGGGCGGATGATAATGCCAGCGAGCCGCCGTGGAGTGCGGATGCTGAACTGGGGCTGATGCAAACCACGGGTAACACCAGTACGTCGTCGGTCAAAGCCAAACTGGATGTCAGTCAGGAACTGCCGCAATGGCGTAATGAGTACACCTTTGATGGCCTCTATACCCGAGATAAGACCGATGACAGCGACACGGGGTACAGTACCTCGGCGCAGCGCTGGTTCGCTTCGGCACAGGGTAACTACAAGCTGGATGAAAAGAACAAAGCGGTATTTATCTATGGCTCTTACGAGCAGGACCGCTTCAGTGGTTATCAGTATCAGGGCTCGGTGGCACTGGGTTATGCCAACCGGCTGCTGGCCGGCCAGCAGCAGACGCTCGACGTCAACATCGGTCCGGGCGTGGCGTTCAATCAGGAAGAGCAGGGCGGCAGTGCACGGTATGGCATTCTGCGCCTGTCGGCATCCTACAAGTACAAGATCAGCCCCACCACGCGGTTCAGTCAGACCCTGAGCAGTGATCTGGCACTGGATGCCGCCCAGAACAGCCGCTTCAAGTCGGAAACAGCACTACGCGTCAATATCAACAGCACGCTGGCATTGAAGACCTCCTTTGCCGTCAGCCATAACACCCAGGTGGATGAAGGGGTCGATAAAACCGACACCCAGACGGCAGTAACGCTGGTGTACACCTTCAAGTAG
- a CDS encoding energy transducer TonB, translated as MAEHSSARFSRALAVALVVHALVLLGIGFEWQMPTKRVQNSLEVTLATRSEPEKPEQADFVAQHNQQGSGEQEEKTRLSTTERADFSDSKINELAAHQPMPQPVPEEPVSQPTPVPEPEPQPVPVVAKPEPKPVPHDKQKTVATTKKTDASSGTHNETKKQKPKPASTPSNSTDGPSLTARSLEIASLEASLDMMRQEYAKRPRKRTLDSNSTQRSEDAFYLNAWKDKIQQVGNMHYPAASRQQGIYGKLRLLVVLRPDGSVKEMQILQSSGQKMLDDAAKQIVKLASPFAPFPPQMRADVDELEIIRTWVFERSRTLY; from the coding sequence ATGGCCGAGCACAGTTCGGCCCGTTTTTCCCGTGCCCTTGCTGTTGCTCTGGTGGTTCATGCACTGGTGTTGCTGGGCATTGGCTTCGAGTGGCAGATGCCCACCAAGCGGGTGCAGAACAGCCTGGAAGTCACGCTGGCTACCCGCAGCGAGCCGGAAAAGCCTGAACAGGCCGACTTTGTTGCCCAGCATAATCAGCAAGGCAGTGGTGAGCAGGAGGAAAAAACACGCCTGAGCACCACCGAACGCGCCGACTTCAGTGACAGCAAGATCAATGAACTGGCCGCTCATCAGCCGATGCCACAACCGGTGCCGGAAGAGCCTGTCAGCCAGCCGACACCCGTGCCTGAACCCGAGCCGCAACCGGTCCCGGTGGTCGCCAAACCGGAACCCAAGCCGGTGCCACACGACAAGCAGAAAACAGTCGCCACCACGAAAAAGACCGACGCCAGCAGCGGCACCCACAACGAAACCAAAAAGCAGAAACCCAAACCGGCCAGCACGCCGAGCAACAGCACTGACGGCCCGTCACTGACGGCCCGTAGTCTGGAGATTGCCAGCCTCGAAGCGTCCCTCGACATGATGCGGCAGGAATATGCCAAGCGTCCGCGCAAACGCACCCTGGACTCCAACTCCACCCAGCGCAGTGAAGACGCCTTCTATCTCAATGCCTGGAAAGACAAGATTCAGCAGGTAGGCAACATGCACTACCCGGCGGCCTCGCGCCAGCAGGGGATCTACGGCAAGTTGCGGTTACTGGTGGTGCTGCGCCCGGATGGCAGCGTCAAGGAGATGCAGATTCTGCAATCCTCAGGACAGAAGATGCTGGATGATGCCGCCAAACAGATCGTCAAGCTGGCCTCGCCGTTTGCCCCCTTTCCACCGCAGATGCGCGCTGATGTGGATGAGCTGGAAATTATTCGTACCTGGGTATTTGAGCGCAGCCGCACGCTCTACTGA